Proteins found in one Halobaculum sp. MBLA0147 genomic segment:
- a CDS encoding GNAT family N-acetyltransferase: MYVRDARNRDEVWLLDRMEELGLSETSFRSRDYVIAVDQETDERAGFGRVRVHKTADGDEVCELTSIGVLPAWRGQGVGAHVVERLVQTAGDDGFDDVYSFTDRGEYLAQFGFEPVPEEELPPVLADRLATVRAEADEESSVVEDPDGVVALAVPTDGFKMPAEFRERFKTASPTGDTDGDGGQDAAEMAEEFGIDPDDATYKYDTGS; this comes from the coding sequence ATGTACGTCCGTGACGCACGCAACCGAGACGAGGTGTGGTTGCTCGACCGGATGGAGGAGTTGGGGCTCTCGGAGACCTCCTTCCGCTCGCGCGACTACGTGATCGCCGTCGACCAGGAGACGGACGAGCGTGCGGGGTTCGGTCGGGTTCGGGTCCACAAGACCGCGGACGGCGACGAGGTGTGTGAACTCACCAGCATCGGCGTGCTCCCGGCGTGGCGCGGCCAGGGCGTCGGCGCACACGTCGTCGAGCGGTTGGTCCAGACCGCCGGCGACGACGGGTTCGACGACGTGTACTCGTTCACGGACCGCGGGGAGTACCTCGCACAGTTCGGCTTCGAGCCCGTCCCGGAGGAGGAGCTCCCGCCGGTGTTGGCCGACCGCCTGGCGACCGTGCGTGCGGAGGCCGACGAGGAGTCGTCCGTGGTCGAGGATCCGGACGGCGTCGTCGCACTCGCGGTGCCGACGGACGGCTTCAAGATGCCCGCAGAGTTCCGCGAGCGGTTCAAGACCGCCAGTCCCACGGGAGACACGGACGGCGACGGCGGGCAAGACGCCGCGGAGATGGCCGAGGAGTTCGGAATCGACCCCGACGACGCGACGTACAAGTACGACACCGGGAGTTGA
- a CDS encoding thiamine pyrophosphate-dependent enzyme, with protein MSAFSAIDDDREIDRDEYTPQVEPQPTWCPGCGDFGVLKALKGAMPEIGRTPEEILMVTGIGCSGKLNSYFDSYGFHTIHGRSLPVARAAALTNPELEVVAAGGDGDGYGIGGNHFMHTARENHDMTYIVFNNEIFGLTKGQTSPTSPKGHKSKTQPSGSAKDPIRPLSLALTSGASFVARTAAVNPNQARDILVEAMEHDGFAHVDFLTQCPTWNKDAKQYVPYKDVNEDDEFEFDPTDRAEAQEMMRETEEKLYEGEVLTGVYYRDEERPSYQQEKQNIGELPEEPLAERYFDDDYEWERSADLFLDKHK; from the coding sequence ATGAGCGCGTTCAGTGCAATCGACGACGACCGCGAGATCGACCGCGACGAGTACACGCCACAGGTCGAACCGCAGCCGACGTGGTGTCCTGGCTGTGGCGACTTCGGCGTGCTGAAGGCCCTGAAGGGTGCGATGCCCGAGATCGGGCGCACACCCGAGGAGATCCTCATGGTGACGGGGATCGGCTGTTCGGGGAAGCTCAACAGCTACTTCGACAGCTACGGGTTCCACACCATCCACGGCCGGTCGCTGCCGGTCGCCCGGGCGGCGGCGCTGACCAACCCCGAGCTGGAGGTCGTCGCCGCCGGCGGCGACGGCGACGGCTACGGGATCGGTGGCAACCACTTCATGCACACCGCCCGCGAGAACCACGACATGACCTACATCGTGTTCAACAACGAGATCTTCGGGCTGACGAAGGGGCAGACCTCCCCGACCAGTCCGAAGGGTCACAAGTCCAAGACCCAGCCGTCCGGGTCCGCGAAGGACCCGATCCGGCCGCTCTCGTTGGCGCTGACCTCCGGGGCCTCCTTCGTCGCCCGCACGGCGGCGGTCAACCCCAACCAGGCGCGTGACATCCTGGTGGAGGCGATGGAACACGACGGGTTCGCACACGTCGACTTCCTCACACAGTGTCCGACCTGGAACAAGGACGCCAAGCAGTACGTCCCGTACAAGGACGTCAACGAGGACGACGAGTTCGAGTTCGACCCGACGGACCGGGCCGAGGCCCAGGAGATGATGCGCGAGACGGAGGAGAAGCTGTACGAGGGCGAGGTGCTCACCGGCGTCTACTACCGCGACGAGGAGCGCCCCTCCTACCAGCAGGAGAAGCAGAACATCGGCGAACTCCCCGAGGAGCCGCTGGCCGAGCGGTACTTCGACGACGACTACGAGTGGGAGCGGTCCGCCGACCTGTTCCTCGACAAGCACAAGTGA
- a CDS encoding YihY/virulence factor BrkB family protein, with protein sequence MTTDDGRVERPSGSTTAGWRRTVDGAVAVARGTVRAVRETEATFLAAALAYYALVSVVPLTLFVFLLVSVVADGALAAAVVRRVGAFLSPAGQNVVGGAVGDPSGRGGVTVAGAVVLTWGALKLFRGVDTAFSRVYGTTGSGSFLDGVRDAAVVLGSTGVAFVATVAVGGVFTGLGGVPARVFGPFVLVATLTLVFLPTYYVFPDTSLRLRHVLPGAVLAAGGWTVLQVAVAVYAATVASDSAAGALGGVLLLVTWFYAAALLVLVGASLNAVVSGHRGPGPEVSGDGTPEDPDDDD encoded by the coding sequence GTGACGACCGACGACGGGCGCGTCGAGCGGCCGAGTGGGTCGACGACCGCCGGGTGGCGTCGAACCGTCGACGGCGCCGTCGCCGTCGCACGCGGGACGGTGCGGGCGGTCAGAGAGACGGAGGCGACCTTCCTCGCGGCGGCGTTGGCCTACTACGCGCTGGTGTCCGTCGTGCCGTTGACGCTGTTCGTGTTCCTCCTCGTCTCCGTCGTCGCCGACGGGGCGCTCGCGGCCGCCGTGGTGAGACGCGTCGGGGCGTTCCTCTCGCCGGCCGGCCAGAACGTCGTCGGCGGAGCGGTCGGAGATCCGTCGGGACGCGGCGGTGTGACGGTTGCCGGGGCTGTCGTCTTGACCTGGGGAGCACTGAAGCTGTTTCGGGGTGTCGACACCGCGTTCTCGCGCGTGTACGGGACGACTGGGAGCGGGTCGTTCCTCGACGGGGTCCGGGACGCGGCCGTCGTCTTGGGGTCGACCGGCGTGGCGTTCGTCGCGACGGTCGCCGTCGGTGGCGTGTTCACCGGGCTCGGCGGGGTTCCGGCACGTGTGTTCGGGCCGTTCGTGCTCGTCGCGACGCTGACGCTCGTCTTCCTCCCGACGTACTACGTGTTTCCGGACACGTCGTTGCGACTCCGACACGTGCTCCCCGGTGCGGTGCTCGCCGCGGGTGGGTGGACCGTCCTGCAGGTCGCCGTCGCGGTGTACGCCGCCACCGTCGCCAGTGACTCCGCTGCGGGGGCACTCGGCGGCGTCCTGTTGCTCGTGACGTGGTTCTACGCCGCCGCGCTGCTGGTGCTCGTCGGCGCGTCACTCAACGCGGTCGTCTCCGGCCACCGCGGTCCGGGGCCGGAGGTGTCCGGCGACGGGACGCCAGAGGACCCCGACGACGACGACTGA
- a CDS encoding NAD(P)/FAD-dependent oxidoreductase, producing the protein MTDDVVVVGSGYAGAGAVKAFEDAVEPGEANLTWISDVDYHLVLHEAHRCVRDPTVESKVTIPVEEIKEPRTTFRQGRVTELDADERELELDDGETVSYDYCLLAVGTRTAFYGIDGLEEHSLTLKSLEDAREINRQVSDAADAATAEDPAEVIVGGAGLSGIQTAGEIAEYRDDHDAHLNVTLVEGLDEIFPGNDPEVQGKLRKYLDQQDVAIETGEFISEVDDETVYVGGGEDEAPAEMAYDVLIWTGGITGRDEFAEADVDKDERSKRVHADATFQTSDDRVFAMGDTALVEQGEEDVAPPTAQAAWQAAEVAGENLARKVRGAPLKSWTHEDKGTLISVGEKAVAHDVVGMPIQTFGGPGAVFLKKFVAARWIAQVSSVGRAVGAWTDM; encoded by the coding sequence ATGACAGACGACGTCGTCGTGGTCGGCTCGGGGTACGCCGGGGCCGGCGCGGTGAAGGCGTTCGAAGACGCGGTCGAACCGGGCGAGGCGAACTTGACGTGGATCTCGGACGTGGACTACCACCTCGTGCTCCACGAGGCACACCGGTGTGTCCGCGACCCGACGGTGGAGTCGAAGGTGACGATCCCCGTCGAGGAGATCAAGGAGCCACGCACCACGTTCCGGCAGGGACGCGTGACAGAGTTGGACGCCGACGAACGCGAACTGGAGCTGGACGACGGGGAGACGGTGTCGTACGACTACTGTCTGCTCGCCGTCGGGACGCGCACGGCGTTCTACGGCATCGACGGGCTGGAGGAGCACTCGCTCACCCTGAAGAGTCTCGAGGACGCCCGCGAGATCAACCGGCAGGTGTCCGACGCGGCCGACGCAGCGACGGCCGAGGACCCCGCCGAGGTGATCGTCGGCGGTGCCGGCCTCTCGGGGATCCAGACGGCCGGCGAGATCGCAGAGTACCGCGACGACCACGACGCGCACCTGAACGTGACGCTCGTGGAGGGGCTCGACGAGATCTTCCCGGGCAACGACCCCGAGGTACAGGGGAAACTCCGGAAGTACCTCGACCAGCAGGACGTGGCCATCGAGACGGGGGAGTTCATCTCCGAGGTCGACGACGAGACGGTGTACGTCGGCGGCGGCGAGGACGAGGCCCCCGCGGAGATGGCCTACGACGTGTTGATCTGGACTGGCGGGATCACGGGGCGCGACGAGTTCGCCGAGGCGGACGTGGACAAAGACGAGCGGTCGAAGCGCGTCCACGCGGACGCGACGTTCCAGACGAGCGACGACCGCGTGTTCGCGATGGGCGACACCGCTCTCGTCGAGCAGGGCGAGGAGGACGTGGCACCGCCGACGGCGCAGGCCGCCTGGCAGGCCGCCGAGGTCGCCGGCGAGAACCTCGCTCGGAAGGTCCGCGGGGCACCGCTGAAGTCGTGGACCCACGAGGACAAGGGGACGCTCATCTCCGTGGGGGAGAAGGCAGTCGCCCACGACGTGGTCGGGATGCCGATCCAGACGTTCGGCGGCCCCGGTGCGGTGTTCCTGAAGAAGTTCGTCGCTGCGCGCTGGATCGCGCAGGTCTCCTCGGTGGGTCGCGCGGTCGGCGCGTGGACGGACATGTGA